The following proteins are co-located in the Candidatus Woesearchaeota archaeon genome:
- a CDS encoding DUF1846 family protein translates to MMQKGFDTELYLAQQTKRIIERVNRFEKLYLEFGGKLLYDYHASRVLPGYKATTKIDLLKKLGEIEIIYCVGAKDINKGRIRGDFGLTYDNQTLKDIADLKELGLEVSAVVITRYQGEHSADKFKRRLENHGIRAYFHTEIEGYPHDMDKVIKGYESQEYVHTRQKLIIVTGAGGGSGKMAFCMSQIYNERRHGIKTGFSKFESFPIWNLPLDHPINVAYEAATADLLDVNMIDPFHKEAYGIDSVNYNRDIENFDILKSIMGRITGAKDAFGFKSPTDMGVNALKEGITDEEVCKEAARQEIIRRYFRYHREKVDGIQSQDTLDQMEKIMAKVNVKPEDRLVVIAAREAQQEAKQSGKGYKDVYCGAAVQLEDGTIVKGKNSSLLHAESAAIINAVKHMAKIPDKIDLLSPEIIKTISHMKNHLLNKKSSSLNVDETLVALAISSTTNPTAKEALMRLKELRGCEMHVTHMPKHGDEAGLMRLSMNITTDAKLSTLSGFD, encoded by the coding sequence ATGATGCAAAAAGGGTTTGACACTGAACTGTATCTTGCACAACAGACCAAACGGATCATCGAAAGGGTCAACAGGTTTGAAAAACTGTATCTCGAGTTCGGCGGGAAACTGCTTTATGACTACCATGCGTCCAGGGTTCTCCCTGGCTACAAAGCGACCACCAAGATAGACCTCCTGAAAAAGCTCGGAGAAATAGAGATAATATACTGCGTCGGCGCCAAGGATATCAATAAAGGCAGGATAAGGGGAGACTTCGGGCTGACATATGACAATCAGACCTTAAAAGACATCGCCGACCTTAAGGAGCTCGGTCTTGAGGTATCAGCAGTCGTCATAACAAGATACCAGGGAGAGCATTCAGCTGACAAATTCAAGAGGAGGCTGGAGAACCATGGGATCAGGGCTTATTTCCACACAGAGATTGAAGGATACCCTCATGATATGGACAAAGTGATAAAGGGCTATGAGAGCCAGGAATATGTCCACACAAGACAAAAGCTTATCATCGTGACAGGCGCCGGAGGAGGCTCAGGCAAGATGGCATTCTGCATGAGCCAGATCTACAACGAGAGACGACACGGCATCAAGACAGGCTTCTCCAAGTTCGAATCATTCCCGATATGGAACCTTCCGCTCGACCACCCGATAAATGTCGCATATGAGGCTGCGACAGCAGACCTGCTGGATGTGAACATGATAGACCCATTCCACAAGGAAGCATACGGGATCGATTCTGTAAATTACAACAGGGACATAGAGAACTTCGACATACTGAAATCGATAATGGGCAGGATCACAGGCGCAAAAGATGCATTCGGGTTCAAGTCCCCAACTGATATGGGAGTCAATGCGCTCAAGGAAGGGATAACCGATGAAGAAGTCTGCAAGGAAGCAGCCAGACAGGAGATAATAAGGAGATACTTCAGGTATCACAGAGAGAAGGTCGATGGGATCCAGAGCCAGGACACGCTGGACCAGATGGAGAAGATAATGGCAAAGGTCAATGTGAAGCCGGAAGACAGGCTGGTCGTGATTGCAGCAAGAGAGGCCCAACAAGAGGCAAAGCAGAGCGGCAAGGGGTACAAAGATGTCTATTGCGGGGCAGCAGTACAGCTCGAGGACGGCACAATCGTGAAGGGGAAGAACTCATCCCTCCTCCATGCGGAATCAGCTGCGATAATCAATGCAGTCAAGCACATGGCGAAGATACCGGACAAGATCGACCTCCTGAGCCCTGAAATCATCAAGACGATCTCACACATGAAGAACCATCTCCTCAACAAGAAATCAAGCAGCCTAAATGTCGATGAGACCCTTGTGGCCCTTGCAATAAGCTCAACAACGAACCCCACAGCAAAAGAGGCCCTCATGAGGCTCAAAGAGCTGCGCGGATGCGAGATGCATGTCACTCATATGCCAAAGCATGGAGATGAGGCAGGACTCATGAGGCTCAGCATGAACATCACTACAGACGCCAAGCTTTCCACCCTGTCAGGTTTTGACTGA
- a CDS encoding phosphatase PAP2 family protein has protein sequence MRSIKKLFDDEIRDITSLGGFAFYAIITLSFLLLDQHLMSLFLALGFLFSLGVTIIIRAVWFRKRPQKQEYSDWIGKLDASSFPSLHSNRAIFLMIALSRYFNEAYMTILLAVVALLVLYSRSHMKKHHVSDIVVGALLGAAEYYLLVMVF, from the coding sequence ATGAGATCAATCAAGAAGCTATTCGATGATGAGATCAGGGATATCACAAGCCTCGGAGGCTTCGCCTTCTATGCGATAATCACACTCTCATTCCTGCTTCTTGACCAGCATCTAATGTCGCTTTTCCTTGCCCTCGGTTTCCTGTTTTCACTGGGTGTCACCATCATCATCAGAGCAGTATGGTTCAGGAAAAGACCACAGAAACAGGAGTATTCAGACTGGATAGGGAAGCTTGACGCATCATCATTCCCAAGCCTGCACTCCAACAGGGCGATCTTCCTGATGATAGCCTTGTCGAGATATTTCAATGAGGCATACATGACGATACTGCTTGCAGTCGTTGCTCTCCTGGTCTTATACTCAAGATCTCATATGAAGAAACATCATGTCTCAGATATTGTCGTCGGCGCATTGCTCGGGGCTGCAGAATATTATCTCCTTGTGATGGTATTCTGA
- a CDS encoding SdpI family protein, with translation MRKTSIAMIIMIIIPFIAGIIIYPKMPDQVASHWNTQGEVNGYMSKFWGLFLMPFVSLALFILFLILPMIDPLKNNIKKFRSYFDAFILLMIIFMAYIYALTIMANLGKEFNMTLAMIPALAILFYFTGILLEKSKRNWFIGIRTPWTLSSDKVWDKTHRLGAILFKISAVIILTALVFPDYVVWLILVPILASAIIPLVYSYIIYPKQ, from the coding sequence ATGAGAAAGACAAGCATCGCAATGATTATCATGATAATAATACCTTTTATCGCGGGTATCATTATCTATCCCAAGATGCCTGATCAGGTCGCTTCCCACTGGAATACCCAAGGCGAAGTCAATGGTTACATGTCAAAGTTCTGGGGCCTGTTCCTGATGCCATTTGTTTCTTTAGCACTCTTCATCTTATTTCTTATATTACCAATGATTGACCCTTTGAAGAATAACATCAAGAAGTTCAGGTCTTACTTTGATGCATTCATCCTGCTCATGATCATATTCATGGCATATATTTATGCACTTACCATAATGGCAAATCTCGGCAAGGAATTCAACATGACGCTTGCGATGATCCCTGCCCTGGCAATCCTCTTCTATTTCACAGGTATCTTGTTGGAGAAATCAAAGCGCAACTGGTTCATCGGCATCAGGACCCCATGGACCCTGAGCAGCGACAAGGTCTGGGATAAGACCCATAGGCTCGGAGCAATATTGTTCAAGATCTCAGCAGTCATCATCCTCACAGCATTGGTTTTCCCAGATTACGTTGTCTGGCTCATTCTTGTGCCGATCCTTGCATCAGCCATCATCCCCCTGGTGTATTCATACATCATATATCCGAAACAGTAA
- a CDS encoding slipin family protein: MIWVYLVIVVIIFILTGLKVVNEYERGVKFTLGRYSGIMNPGWRIVIPIFQTWRRVDIRIRTIDVPDQDAMTKDNVSVRVNAVLYYKVSDAKHAIIQVEDYGYAVSQLAQTTMRDVVGEVMLDELLSQRDQISKRIQMIVDKASDPWGIKVNSVDLKHIELPEQMKRTMAKEAEAEREKRAVIIKADGDAIAAHNLAKAAATLGKVPGALHLRTLQSINDISSDQSNTVVFALPLEILRAFETYNKKK; encoded by the coding sequence ATGATTTGGGTATATTTGGTGATTGTTGTTATAATCTTTATTCTGACAGGCCTCAAGGTCGTCAACGAATACGAGAGAGGTGTCAAGTTCACTCTTGGCAGGTATTCCGGCATCATGAACCCGGGATGGAGGATTGTCATCCCGATATTCCAGACCTGGAGAAGGGTCGATATCAGGATAAGGACAATTGATGTGCCTGACCAGGATGCCATGACAAAGGATAATGTCTCTGTCAGGGTCAATGCTGTGCTTTATTACAAAGTCTCAGATGCTAAGCATGCGATAATACAGGTGGAGGATTATGGATATGCTGTCTCTCAGCTTGCACAGACCACCATGAGGGATGTCGTCGGTGAGGTAATGCTTGATGAGCTCCTGAGCCAGAGGGATCAGATCAGCAAGAGGATCCAGATGATTGTGGATAAAGCATCAGATCCATGGGGCATCAAGGTGAACAGCGTTGACCTTAAGCATATTGAGCTTCCTGAGCAGATGAAGAGGACAATGGCCAAGGAGGCAGAGGCAGAGAGGGAGAAGAGAGCAGTGATTATCAAGGCAGATGGCGACGCTATTGCTGCGCATAATCTGGCAAAGGCTGCTGCAACACTCGGCAAGGTCCCTGGTGCTCTCCATTTGAGGACACTGCAGAGCATAAATGACATCAGCAGTGACCAGAGCAATACTGTCGTGTTCGCTCTGCCGCTTGAGATCTTGAGGGCATTCGAGACATACAATAAGAAAAAATGA
- a CDS encoding glycosyltransferase family 4 protein, translating to MRGTIEKTGKIRKTGNSGGIGKTEKIGKIVYLCPYYGQIGGMQKVAQVIHERAGIDSMMITCDSKYPASKSCETKSKSVVNLRSFRMFSSPICPMLLPALFRHAKRNDILHVHVAQAFFPEMAWIYSKITKHLYIAHFHIDVKRSGFFGIMIGLYKKIILQKVLAGAARIIVPTAAYQRFLEDHYRIPKQKIIVIPNGTDISEFMPSQRRGKRFLFVGRLAHQKNIPLLLDAFKEFQMMREGYRLSLVGSGRLESELKEKARREGIQNVDFKGEMKGKELCDEYHDADYFILTSHAESFGIVCTEAMASGLPMVLVRLPELEEATKRNALFAEHDAKSIAAAMIRITDDRELCRGLVDNGLRIASQYDWSSILPEYEKEYGRLHQEFFEHPNQAR from the coding sequence ATGCGAGGAACAATAGAAAAAACAGGAAAGATAAGAAAGACAGGCAATAGTGGAGGCATTGGAAAAACAGAGAAGATAGGAAAAATAGTATATCTCTGCCCATACTATGGACAGATTGGTGGGATGCAGAAAGTAGCTCAAGTCATCCATGAAAGAGCAGGCATAGACTCCATGATGATCACATGTGACAGCAAATACCCCGCCAGCAAATCCTGCGAAACCAAATCAAAATCTGTTGTAAATCTAAGATCCTTCAGGATGTTCAGCTCACCGATATGCCCTATGCTTCTTCCAGCGCTTTTCAGGCATGCGAAAAGGAATGATATTCTCCATGTGCATGTAGCGCAAGCTTTTTTTCCAGAGATGGCATGGATCTACAGCAAGATCACAAAGCATCTTTACATAGCCCACTTCCATATAGATGTCAAAAGATCAGGATTTTTCGGGATCATGATAGGGCTCTACAAAAAAATAATATTGCAAAAAGTGCTGGCTGGAGCAGCAAGAATAATAGTGCCGACAGCAGCTTATCAGAGATTCCTTGAGGATCACTACAGAATCCCAAAACAGAAGATAATTGTGATACCGAACGGCACAGACATCTCTGAATTCATGCCAAGCCAGAGAAGAGGGAAGAGATTCCTCTTTGTAGGGAGGCTTGCCCACCAGAAGAACATCCCGCTCCTGCTTGACGCCTTCAAAGAATTCCAGATGATGCGGGAAGGATACAGACTTTCGCTCGTCGGATCAGGACGACTGGAAAGCGAACTAAAAGAGAAAGCAAGAAGAGAAGGCATACAAAATGTGGATTTCAAGGGAGAGATGAAAGGCAAGGAGCTCTGCGATGAATATCATGATGCTGATTATTTCATACTCACATCCCATGCAGAATCATTCGGCATTGTCTGCACAGAAGCAATGGCATCAGGACTGCCGATGGTGCTTGTCAGGCTCCCCGAGCTGGAGGAGGCGACAAAGAGGAATGCATTATTCGCTGAACATGATGCCAAAAGCATCGCTGCTGCCATGATCAGGATCACAGACGACAGAGAACTATGCCGAGGACTTGTAGATAACGGCCTCAGGATAGCATCACAATATGACTGGAGTTCCATCCTGCCAGAATATGAAAAAGAATATGGAAGGCTGCATCAAGAGTTTTTTGAACATCCAAACCAGGCACGATAA
- a CDS encoding glycosyltransferase, whose amino-acid sequence MADERRIAVLIPALDEEKTIRSVIADFRRDAPKAMICVFDNGSADMTAQLACQSGAQVFGVRKRGKGNVIRYALQKIEADIYVMVDADDTYHAGDVHGLIRPVLEGKADMVIGNRFGFGSGGFSYLHIIGNRIINLCMRFCFPCRISDILSGYRIFTGEVAGSLDLRSRGFTIETEMTIKALEKGFRISEIPIRYRKRTGQSTSKLNSFHDARRIISAIVRLFWSFRKIEFCSVAALMIFALISGFL is encoded by the coding sequence ATGGCAGATGAGAGGAGGATCGCTGTCCTGATCCCTGCACTTGATGAAGAGAAGACAATAAGAAGTGTCATCGCTGATTTCAGAAGAGATGCACCAAAGGCAATGATCTGCGTGTTTGATAATGGTTCAGCTGACATGACAGCACAGCTTGCATGCCAAAGTGGGGCGCAGGTCTTTGGTGTAAGGAAAAGAGGCAAAGGCAATGTCATCAGATATGCTCTGCAAAAAATTGAAGCAGATATTTATGTCATGGTTGATGCAGATGACACTTATCATGCAGGAGACGTACATGGGTTGATCAGGCCGGTTCTTGAAGGGAAAGCAGACATGGTCATAGGCAACAGGTTCGGCTTCGGATCAGGAGGTTTCTCCTATCTCCACATTATCGGGAACAGGATTATTAACCTGTGCATGAGATTCTGTTTTCCGTGCAGGATATCAGATATTCTCTCGGGTTACAGGATTTTTACAGGAGAGGTGGCAGGAAGCCTGGACCTCAGGAGCAGGGGCTTCACAATAGAGACTGAGATGACCATAAAAGCATTGGAGAAAGGATTCAGGATATCTGAGATCCCTATAAGGTACAGGAAAAGGACTGGGCAGAGCACCTCAAAACTCAATTCATTCCATGATGCAAGAAGGATCATCTCAGCAATAGTCCGGCTTTTCTGGAGCTTCAGGAAGATAGAGTTCTGCTCTGTCGCTGCTTTGATGATATTTGCACTCATATCAGGCTTTCTCTGA
- a CDS encoding ABC transporter ATP-binding protein — MEVNEILRDIFHLSFPDQYELSSTFLRFQEHHDSAHFRGKFFSLEEFTDWYMEHSPLAKATGRFTYHEQWFGFNIPSHILDPFYAGRFDPLSDKEKLLLGEFEALRDKRFYLIGTHGEVSPDVLDHEIAHAFFYTRPDYKKAAMKIVCSVPVDVIARIHQGLLTWGCYHPDVLDDETHGYIMTGMEELARSGIDTNVLQAAHIQLNENYRAWFGCSKNS, encoded by the coding sequence ATGGAAGTCAATGAGATTCTGAGGGATATATTCCACCTTAGTTTTCCTGATCAGTATGAGCTCTCTTCCACTTTCCTGAGATTCCAGGAGCATCATGATTCTGCACATTTCAGGGGTAAATTCTTTTCCCTTGAAGAGTTCACAGATTGGTATATGGAGCATTCTCCTCTTGCTAAGGCAACAGGCAGATTCACTTATCATGAGCAATGGTTCGGATTCAACATACCCTCACACATACTTGACCCTTTCTATGCAGGTCGTTTTGATCCTTTATCAGACAAGGAAAAGCTTCTTTTAGGGGAGTTTGAGGCTTTGCGTGACAAGCGCTTCTACCTGATCGGCACCCATGGGGAAGTCTCTCCCGATGTCCTTGATCATGAGATCGCCCATGCTTTCTTCTACACCAGACCTGACTATAAGAAAGCAGCTATGAAAATTGTCTGTTCAGTGCCAGTGGATGTCATCGCTAGGATCCATCAAGGCCTTCTCACTTGGGGCTGTTATCATCCCGACGTGCTTGATGATGAGACCCATGGATACATAATGACAGGCATGGAAGAGCTTGCCAGGTCAGGAATTGATACGAACGTTCTTCAGGCTGCGCATATCCAGCTGAATGAGAATTATCGTGCCTGGTTTGGATGTTCAAAAAACTCTTGA